The following are encoded together in the Portunus trituberculatus isolate SZX2019 chromosome 25, ASM1759143v1, whole genome shotgun sequence genome:
- the LOC123508917 gene encoding organic cation transporter protein-like isoform X2 — MANNLFTEMQDKDGRQRSTSSSTPAGPLANVESEIKLMKEEMDGEDKGETPSLTCLEDIMDTVGSRGRWNVLLFLVCSFASLLNAFITMSYQFFGVTPDHWCRVDSLKEANWTDQQILNLAIPFDNKTGLHAKCHMYDYNYTKAALLGYDASLTQHYDLADQDTPRVVSCSARDFNLTQHESSVVTEWDLVCDRRVLYSTTQAANQIGYIISSVLTPLFTDRFGRRPVALCVSALALLQGLVSCSSPSIELFIILKCTLSAATFSLVTCSFLILMEVCTPSTRSTFGSLFGLAWAAGCMMLPGIAYLVRPWRSLQAALSLPNFIFLLSWRFLPESPRWLLLQDRYEDTEKLVARIAATNRTKVPSRDVLRAALTRFSHQMRSKQDQRDLDNVKEESEHKLRNKMSASLRYVLSPYSTPKLASRMCLLLMAWIFTACTYYGISLNANNISVDPYLYMFLGGVCEVPAYILLLVLMVWAGRRPSLCGLFLICGLCIAVNAALMFAFTSVPMSAKIILLLLGKMAVAAAFQLVYLFTAELFTTQQRSLAICHCCFAGRLGSIASPYINDILGETAVWAPSAVFSLMALLSAFVSFPLPETLNKNLPETDRDLAQSEEEEDDSRNPLSSDPSV, encoded by the exons ATGGCGAACAATCTTTTTACAGAGATGCAAGACAAGGATGGGAGACAACGAAGTACAAGCAGCAGCACACCAGCTGGTCCTCTTGCAAATGTAGAGAGCGAGATAAagttaatgaaagaagagatggacggGGAGGATAAAGGCGAAACGCCCAGCCTGACTTGCCTCGAGGACATCATGGACACGGTTGGCTCGCGAGGCCGCTGGAATGTACTCCTCTTCCTGGTCTGCTCCTTCG CCTCGCTGCTCAACGCTTTCATCACCATGTCCTACCAGTTCTTTGGCGTCACCCCAGATCACTGGTGCCGGGTGGACTCTCTCAAGGAGGCCAACTGGACCGACCAACAAATCCTGAACCTTGCCATTCCCTTTGA CAACAAGACGGGGCTGCACGCCAAGTGTCACATGTATGACTACAACTACACAAAGGCAGCGCTGCTGGGCTACGACGCCTCCCTGACCCAGCATTATGACCTCGCCGACCAGGACACTCCACGGGTCGTCTCCTGCAGCGCGCGAGACTTCAACCTGACCCAGCATGAGTCTTCCGTGGTGACTGAG TGGGACCTGGTGTGCGATCGGCGAGTGCTGTACTCCACCACACAAGCTGCCAATCAGATCGGCTACATCATCTCCTCGGTCTTAACGCCCCTCTTCACTGACAg GTTTGGCCGCCGCCCCGTGGCCCTGTGTGTGTCTGCCCTAGCTCTGCTGCAGGGCCTGGTCAgctgctcctccccctccattGAACTCTTCATCATCCTCAAGTGCACCCTCTCGGCTGCCACATTTTCACTCGTTACCTGCAGCTTTCTTATTT TGATGGAGGTCTGCACCCCGTCAACACGTTCCACCTTCGGAAGCTTGTTTGGTTTGGCCTGGGCCGCGGGCTGCATGATGCTGCCTGGGATAGCCTACCTCGTGAGGCCTTGGCGCTCCCTGcaggctgctctctctctgcccaactTCATTTTCCTGCTGtcgtggag GTTTCTGCCGGAGTCCCCTCgctggctgctgctgcaggATCGTTACGAAGACACTGAGAAGTTGGTGGCAAGGATCGCCGCTACTAACCGCACAAAGGTTCCTTCCAGGGACGTCCTGCGAGCCGCCCTCACACGCTTCAGCCATCAG ATGCGGTCTAAGCAAGATCAGCGTGACCTTGACAATgttaaggaagaaagtgaacaCAAACTTAGAAATAAGATGTCGGCGTCGCTGCGTTACGTGCTGTCCCCGTACAGCACTCCAAAGCTCGCCAGTAGGATGTGTCTGCTCCTGATGGCGTGGATCTTCACAGCTTGTACATACTACGGCATCTCCCTCAATGCCAACAACATCAG cGTGGACCCTTACTTGTACATGTTCCTCGGTGGCGTGTGTGAGGTGCCTGCCTACATACTGCTACTGGTGCTCATGGTGTGGGCAGGCCGCCGTCCATCGCTCTGTGGTCTGTTCCTCATCTGTGGCTTGTGTATCGCTGTCAACGCCGCCCTCATGTTCGCCTTCACTAGTG TTCCCATGTCAGCCAAGATCATCCTATTGCTGCTGGGGAAGATGGCTGTGGCCGCAGCCTTTCAACTTGTGTACCTCTTTACCGCCGAGCTCTTCACCACCCAGCAACGTTCACTCGCCATCTGCCATTGTTGTTTCGCTGGGAGGCTTGGCAGCATTGCTTCCCCGTACATCAACGATATACTG ggAGAGACAGCGGTATGGGCTCCGTCAGCAGTGTTCTCCCTGATGGCACTTCTCTCCGcctttgtctcctttcctctcccggaGACTTTGAACAAGAACCTTCCTGAGACAGACCGTGACCTCGCCCAgtccgaggaggaggaagacgactcAAGGAACCCCCTTTCAAGTGACCCTTCTGTGTAA
- the LOC123508917 gene encoding organic cation transporter protein-like isoform X1: protein MANNLFTEMQDKDGRQRSTSSSTPAGPLANVESEIKLMKEEMDGEDKGETPSLTCLEDIMDTVGSRGRWNVLLFLVCSFASLLNAFITMSYQFFGVTPDHWCRVDSLKEANWTDQQILNLAIPFDNKTGLHAKCHMYDYNYTKAALLGYDASLTQHYDLADQDTPRVVSCSARDFNLTQHESSVVTEWDLVCDRRVLYSTTQAANQIGYIISSVLTPLFTDRFGRRPVALCVSALALLQGLVSCSSPSIELFIILKCTLSAATFSLVTCSFLILMEVCTPSTRSTFGSLFGLAWAAGCMMLPGIAYLVRPWRSLQAALSLPNFIFLLSWRFLPESPRWLLLQDRYEDTEKLVARIAATNRTKVPSRDVLRAALTRFSHQMRSKQDQRDLDNVKEESEHKLRNKMSASLRYVLSPYSTPKLASRMCLLLMAWIFTACTYYGISLNANNIRCLPTYCYWCSWCGQAAVHRSVVCSSSVACVSLSTPPSCSPSLVVRRGEERRKEERVADDGWTIPMSAKIILLLLGKMAVAAAFQLVYLFTAELFTTQQRSLAICHCCFAGRLGSIASPYINDILGETAVWAPSAVFSLMALLSAFVSFPLPETLNKNLPETDRDLAQSEEEEDDSRNPLSSDPSV from the exons ATGGCGAACAATCTTTTTACAGAGATGCAAGACAAGGATGGGAGACAACGAAGTACAAGCAGCAGCACACCAGCTGGTCCTCTTGCAAATGTAGAGAGCGAGATAAagttaatgaaagaagagatggacggGGAGGATAAAGGCGAAACGCCCAGCCTGACTTGCCTCGAGGACATCATGGACACGGTTGGCTCGCGAGGCCGCTGGAATGTACTCCTCTTCCTGGTCTGCTCCTTCG CCTCGCTGCTCAACGCTTTCATCACCATGTCCTACCAGTTCTTTGGCGTCACCCCAGATCACTGGTGCCGGGTGGACTCTCTCAAGGAGGCCAACTGGACCGACCAACAAATCCTGAACCTTGCCATTCCCTTTGA CAACAAGACGGGGCTGCACGCCAAGTGTCACATGTATGACTACAACTACACAAAGGCAGCGCTGCTGGGCTACGACGCCTCCCTGACCCAGCATTATGACCTCGCCGACCAGGACACTCCACGGGTCGTCTCCTGCAGCGCGCGAGACTTCAACCTGACCCAGCATGAGTCTTCCGTGGTGACTGAG TGGGACCTGGTGTGCGATCGGCGAGTGCTGTACTCCACCACACAAGCTGCCAATCAGATCGGCTACATCATCTCCTCGGTCTTAACGCCCCTCTTCACTGACAg GTTTGGCCGCCGCCCCGTGGCCCTGTGTGTGTCTGCCCTAGCTCTGCTGCAGGGCCTGGTCAgctgctcctccccctccattGAACTCTTCATCATCCTCAAGTGCACCCTCTCGGCTGCCACATTTTCACTCGTTACCTGCAGCTTTCTTATTT TGATGGAGGTCTGCACCCCGTCAACACGTTCCACCTTCGGAAGCTTGTTTGGTTTGGCCTGGGCCGCGGGCTGCATGATGCTGCCTGGGATAGCCTACCTCGTGAGGCCTTGGCGCTCCCTGcaggctgctctctctctgcccaactTCATTTTCCTGCTGtcgtggag GTTTCTGCCGGAGTCCCCTCgctggctgctgctgcaggATCGTTACGAAGACACTGAGAAGTTGGTGGCAAGGATCGCCGCTACTAACCGCACAAAGGTTCCTTCCAGGGACGTCCTGCGAGCCGCCCTCACACGCTTCAGCCATCAG ATGCGGTCTAAGCAAGATCAGCGTGACCTTGACAATgttaaggaagaaagtgaacaCAAACTTAGAAATAAGATGTCGGCGTCGCTGCGTTACGTGCTGTCCCCGTACAGCACTCCAAAGCTCGCCAGTAGGATGTGTCTGCTCCTGATGGCGTGGATCTTCACAGCTTGTACATACTACGGCATCTCCCTCAATGCCAACAACATCAG GTGCCTGCCTACATACTGCTACTGGTGCTCATGGTGTGGGCAGGCCGCCGTCCATCGCTCTGTGGTCTGTTCCTCATCTGTGGCTTGTGTATCGCTGTCAACGCCGCCCTCATGTTCGCCTTCACTAGTGGTAAGGAGAggcgaagagaggagaaaggaagagagagtggcTGATGATGGATGGACAA TTCCCATGTCAGCCAAGATCATCCTATTGCTGCTGGGGAAGATGGCTGTGGCCGCAGCCTTTCAACTTGTGTACCTCTTTACCGCCGAGCTCTTCACCACCCAGCAACGTTCACTCGCCATCTGCCATTGTTGTTTCGCTGGGAGGCTTGGCAGCATTGCTTCCCCGTACATCAACGATATACTG ggAGAGACAGCGGTATGGGCTCCGTCAGCAGTGTTCTCCCTGATGGCACTTCTCTCCGcctttgtctcctttcctctcccggaGACTTTGAACAAGAACCTTCCTGAGACAGACCGTGACCTCGCCCAgtccgaggaggaggaagacgactcAAGGAACCCCCTTTCAAGTGACCCTTCTGTGTAA
- the LOC123508917 gene encoding solute carrier family 22 member 6-like isoform X5 — MANNLFTEMQDKDGRQRSTSSSTPAGPLANVESEIKLMKEEMDGEDKGETPSLTCLEDIMDTVGSRGRWNVLLFLVCSFASLLNAFITMSYQFFGVTPDHWCRVDSLKEANWTDQQILNLAIPFDNKTGLHAKCHMYDYNYTKAALLGYDASLTQHYDLADQDTPRVVSCSARDFNLTQHESSVVTEWDLVCDRRVLYSTTQAANQIGYIISSVLTPLFTDRFGRRPVALCVSALALLQGLVSCSSPSIELFIILKCTLSAATFSLVTCSFLILMEVCTPSTRSTFGSLFGLAWAAGCMMLPGIAYLVRPWRSLQAALSLPNFIFLLSWRFLPESPRWLLLQDRYEDTEKLVARIAATNRTKVPSRDVLRAALTRFSHQMRSKQDQRDLDNVKEESEHKLRNKMSASLRYVLSPYSTPKLASRMCLLLMAWIFTACTYYGISLNANNISVDPYLYMFLGGVCEVPAYILLLVLMVWAGRRPSLCGLFLICGLCIAVNAALMFAFTSGKERRREEKGRESG; from the exons ATGGCGAACAATCTTTTTACAGAGATGCAAGACAAGGATGGGAGACAACGAAGTACAAGCAGCAGCACACCAGCTGGTCCTCTTGCAAATGTAGAGAGCGAGATAAagttaatgaaagaagagatggacggGGAGGATAAAGGCGAAACGCCCAGCCTGACTTGCCTCGAGGACATCATGGACACGGTTGGCTCGCGAGGCCGCTGGAATGTACTCCTCTTCCTGGTCTGCTCCTTCG CCTCGCTGCTCAACGCTTTCATCACCATGTCCTACCAGTTCTTTGGCGTCACCCCAGATCACTGGTGCCGGGTGGACTCTCTCAAGGAGGCCAACTGGACCGACCAACAAATCCTGAACCTTGCCATTCCCTTTGA CAACAAGACGGGGCTGCACGCCAAGTGTCACATGTATGACTACAACTACACAAAGGCAGCGCTGCTGGGCTACGACGCCTCCCTGACCCAGCATTATGACCTCGCCGACCAGGACACTCCACGGGTCGTCTCCTGCAGCGCGCGAGACTTCAACCTGACCCAGCATGAGTCTTCCGTGGTGACTGAG TGGGACCTGGTGTGCGATCGGCGAGTGCTGTACTCCACCACACAAGCTGCCAATCAGATCGGCTACATCATCTCCTCGGTCTTAACGCCCCTCTTCACTGACAg GTTTGGCCGCCGCCCCGTGGCCCTGTGTGTGTCTGCCCTAGCTCTGCTGCAGGGCCTGGTCAgctgctcctccccctccattGAACTCTTCATCATCCTCAAGTGCACCCTCTCGGCTGCCACATTTTCACTCGTTACCTGCAGCTTTCTTATTT TGATGGAGGTCTGCACCCCGTCAACACGTTCCACCTTCGGAAGCTTGTTTGGTTTGGCCTGGGCCGCGGGCTGCATGATGCTGCCTGGGATAGCCTACCTCGTGAGGCCTTGGCGCTCCCTGcaggctgctctctctctgcccaactTCATTTTCCTGCTGtcgtggag GTTTCTGCCGGAGTCCCCTCgctggctgctgctgcaggATCGTTACGAAGACACTGAGAAGTTGGTGGCAAGGATCGCCGCTACTAACCGCACAAAGGTTCCTTCCAGGGACGTCCTGCGAGCCGCCCTCACACGCTTCAGCCATCAG ATGCGGTCTAAGCAAGATCAGCGTGACCTTGACAATgttaaggaagaaagtgaacaCAAACTTAGAAATAAGATGTCGGCGTCGCTGCGTTACGTGCTGTCCCCGTACAGCACTCCAAAGCTCGCCAGTAGGATGTGTCTGCTCCTGATGGCGTGGATCTTCACAGCTTGTACATACTACGGCATCTCCCTCAATGCCAACAACATCAG cGTGGACCCTTACTTGTACATGTTCCTCGGTGGCGTGTGTGAGGTGCCTGCCTACATACTGCTACTGGTGCTCATGGTGTGGGCAGGCCGCCGTCCATCGCTCTGTGGTCTGTTCCTCATCTGTGGCTTGTGTATCGCTGTCAACGCCGCCCTCATGTTCGCCTTCACTAGTGGTAAGGAGAggcgaagagaggagaaaggaagagagagtggcTGA
- the LOC123508917 gene encoding organic cation transporter protein-like isoform X4, whose translation MANNLFTEMQDKDGRQRSTSSSTPAGPLANVESEIKLMKEEMDGEDKGETPSLTCLEDIMDTVGSRGRWNVLLFLVCSFASLLNAFITMSYQFFGVTPDHWCRVDSLKEANWTDQQILNLAIPFDNKTGLHAKCHMYDYNYTKAALLGYDASLTQHYDLADQDTPRVVSCSARDFNLTQHESSVVTEWDLVCDRRVLYSTTQAANQIGYIISSVLTPLFTDRFGRRPVALCVSALALLQGLVSCSSPSIELFIILKCTLSAATFSLVTCSFLILMEVCTPSTRSTFGSLFGLAWAAGCMMLPGIAYLVRPWRSLQAALSLPNFIFLLSWRFLPESPRWLLLQDRYEDTEKLVARIAATNRTKVPSRDVLRAALTRFSHQMRSKQDQRDLDNVKEESEHKLRNKMSASLRYVLSPYSTPKLASRMCLLLMAWIFTACTYYGISLNANNIRCLPTYCYWCSWCGQAAVHRSVVCSSSVACVSLSTPPSCSPSLVFPCQPRSSYCCWGRWLWPQPFNLCTSLPPSSSPPSNVHSPSAIVVSLGGLAALLPRTSTIYWERQRYGLRQQCSP comes from the exons ATGGCGAACAATCTTTTTACAGAGATGCAAGACAAGGATGGGAGACAACGAAGTACAAGCAGCAGCACACCAGCTGGTCCTCTTGCAAATGTAGAGAGCGAGATAAagttaatgaaagaagagatggacggGGAGGATAAAGGCGAAACGCCCAGCCTGACTTGCCTCGAGGACATCATGGACACGGTTGGCTCGCGAGGCCGCTGGAATGTACTCCTCTTCCTGGTCTGCTCCTTCG CCTCGCTGCTCAACGCTTTCATCACCATGTCCTACCAGTTCTTTGGCGTCACCCCAGATCACTGGTGCCGGGTGGACTCTCTCAAGGAGGCCAACTGGACCGACCAACAAATCCTGAACCTTGCCATTCCCTTTGA CAACAAGACGGGGCTGCACGCCAAGTGTCACATGTATGACTACAACTACACAAAGGCAGCGCTGCTGGGCTACGACGCCTCCCTGACCCAGCATTATGACCTCGCCGACCAGGACACTCCACGGGTCGTCTCCTGCAGCGCGCGAGACTTCAACCTGACCCAGCATGAGTCTTCCGTGGTGACTGAG TGGGACCTGGTGTGCGATCGGCGAGTGCTGTACTCCACCACACAAGCTGCCAATCAGATCGGCTACATCATCTCCTCGGTCTTAACGCCCCTCTTCACTGACAg GTTTGGCCGCCGCCCCGTGGCCCTGTGTGTGTCTGCCCTAGCTCTGCTGCAGGGCCTGGTCAgctgctcctccccctccattGAACTCTTCATCATCCTCAAGTGCACCCTCTCGGCTGCCACATTTTCACTCGTTACCTGCAGCTTTCTTATTT TGATGGAGGTCTGCACCCCGTCAACACGTTCCACCTTCGGAAGCTTGTTTGGTTTGGCCTGGGCCGCGGGCTGCATGATGCTGCCTGGGATAGCCTACCTCGTGAGGCCTTGGCGCTCCCTGcaggctgctctctctctgcccaactTCATTTTCCTGCTGtcgtggag GTTTCTGCCGGAGTCCCCTCgctggctgctgctgcaggATCGTTACGAAGACACTGAGAAGTTGGTGGCAAGGATCGCCGCTACTAACCGCACAAAGGTTCCTTCCAGGGACGTCCTGCGAGCCGCCCTCACACGCTTCAGCCATCAG ATGCGGTCTAAGCAAGATCAGCGTGACCTTGACAATgttaaggaagaaagtgaacaCAAACTTAGAAATAAGATGTCGGCGTCGCTGCGTTACGTGCTGTCCCCGTACAGCACTCCAAAGCTCGCCAGTAGGATGTGTCTGCTCCTGATGGCGTGGATCTTCACAGCTTGTACATACTACGGCATCTCCCTCAATGCCAACAACATCAG GTGCCTGCCTACATACTGCTACTGGTGCTCATGGTGTGGGCAGGCCGCCGTCCATCGCTCTGTGGTCTGTTCCTCATCTGTGGCTTGTGTATCGCTGTCAACGCCGCCCTCATGTTCGCCTTCACTAGTG TTCCCATGTCAGCCAAGATCATCCTATTGCTGCTGGGGAAGATGGCTGTGGCCGCAGCCTTTCAACTTGTGTACCTCTTTACCGCCGAGCTCTTCACCACCCAGCAACGTTCACTCGCCATCTGCCATTGTTGTTTCGCTGGGAGGCTTGGCAGCATTGCTTCCCCGTACATCAACGATATACTG ggAGAGACAGCGGTATGGGCTCCGTCAGCAGTGTTCTCCCTGA
- the LOC123508917 gene encoding organic cation transporter protein-like isoform X3 — MQDKDGRQRSTSSSTPAGPLANVESEIKLMKEEMDGEDKGETPSLTCLEDIMDTVGSRGRWNVLLFLVCSFASLLNAFITMSYQFFGVTPDHWCRVDSLKEANWTDQQILNLAIPFDNKTGLHAKCHMYDYNYTKAALLGYDASLTQHYDLADQDTPRVVSCSARDFNLTQHESSVVTEWDLVCDRRVLYSTTQAANQIGYIISSVLTPLFTDRFGRRPVALCVSALALLQGLVSCSSPSIELFIILKCTLSAATFSLVTCSFLILMEVCTPSTRSTFGSLFGLAWAAGCMMLPGIAYLVRPWRSLQAALSLPNFIFLLSWRFLPESPRWLLLQDRYEDTEKLVARIAATNRTKVPSRDVLRAALTRFSHQMRSKQDQRDLDNVKEESEHKLRNKMSASLRYVLSPYSTPKLASRMCLLLMAWIFTACTYYGISLNANNIRCLPTYCYWCSWCGQAAVHRSVVCSSSVACVSLSTPPSCSPSLVVRRGEERRKEERVADDGWTIPMSAKIILLLLGKMAVAAAFQLVYLFTAELFTTQQRSLAICHCCFAGRLGSIASPYINDILGETAVWAPSAVFSLMALLSAFVSFPLPETLNKNLPETDRDLAQSEEEEDDSRNPLSSDPSV, encoded by the exons ATGCAAGACAAGGATGGGAGACAACGAAGTACAAGCAGCAGCACACCAGCTGGTCCTCTTGCAAATGTAGAGAGCGAGATAAagttaatgaaagaagagatggacggGGAGGATAAAGGCGAAACGCCCAGCCTGACTTGCCTCGAGGACATCATGGACACGGTTGGCTCGCGAGGCCGCTGGAATGTACTCCTCTTCCTGGTCTGCTCCTTCG CCTCGCTGCTCAACGCTTTCATCACCATGTCCTACCAGTTCTTTGGCGTCACCCCAGATCACTGGTGCCGGGTGGACTCTCTCAAGGAGGCCAACTGGACCGACCAACAAATCCTGAACCTTGCCATTCCCTTTGA CAACAAGACGGGGCTGCACGCCAAGTGTCACATGTATGACTACAACTACACAAAGGCAGCGCTGCTGGGCTACGACGCCTCCCTGACCCAGCATTATGACCTCGCCGACCAGGACACTCCACGGGTCGTCTCCTGCAGCGCGCGAGACTTCAACCTGACCCAGCATGAGTCTTCCGTGGTGACTGAG TGGGACCTGGTGTGCGATCGGCGAGTGCTGTACTCCACCACACAAGCTGCCAATCAGATCGGCTACATCATCTCCTCGGTCTTAACGCCCCTCTTCACTGACAg GTTTGGCCGCCGCCCCGTGGCCCTGTGTGTGTCTGCCCTAGCTCTGCTGCAGGGCCTGGTCAgctgctcctccccctccattGAACTCTTCATCATCCTCAAGTGCACCCTCTCGGCTGCCACATTTTCACTCGTTACCTGCAGCTTTCTTATTT TGATGGAGGTCTGCACCCCGTCAACACGTTCCACCTTCGGAAGCTTGTTTGGTTTGGCCTGGGCCGCGGGCTGCATGATGCTGCCTGGGATAGCCTACCTCGTGAGGCCTTGGCGCTCCCTGcaggctgctctctctctgcccaactTCATTTTCCTGCTGtcgtggag GTTTCTGCCGGAGTCCCCTCgctggctgctgctgcaggATCGTTACGAAGACACTGAGAAGTTGGTGGCAAGGATCGCCGCTACTAACCGCACAAAGGTTCCTTCCAGGGACGTCCTGCGAGCCGCCCTCACACGCTTCAGCCATCAG ATGCGGTCTAAGCAAGATCAGCGTGACCTTGACAATgttaaggaagaaagtgaacaCAAACTTAGAAATAAGATGTCGGCGTCGCTGCGTTACGTGCTGTCCCCGTACAGCACTCCAAAGCTCGCCAGTAGGATGTGTCTGCTCCTGATGGCGTGGATCTTCACAGCTTGTACATACTACGGCATCTCCCTCAATGCCAACAACATCAG GTGCCTGCCTACATACTGCTACTGGTGCTCATGGTGTGGGCAGGCCGCCGTCCATCGCTCTGTGGTCTGTTCCTCATCTGTGGCTTGTGTATCGCTGTCAACGCCGCCCTCATGTTCGCCTTCACTAGTGGTAAGGAGAggcgaagagaggagaaaggaagagagagtggcTGATGATGGATGGACAA TTCCCATGTCAGCCAAGATCATCCTATTGCTGCTGGGGAAGATGGCTGTGGCCGCAGCCTTTCAACTTGTGTACCTCTTTACCGCCGAGCTCTTCACCACCCAGCAACGTTCACTCGCCATCTGCCATTGTTGTTTCGCTGGGAGGCTTGGCAGCATTGCTTCCCCGTACATCAACGATATACTG ggAGAGACAGCGGTATGGGCTCCGTCAGCAGTGTTCTCCCTGATGGCACTTCTCTCCGcctttgtctcctttcctctcccggaGACTTTGAACAAGAACCTTCCTGAGACAGACCGTGACCTCGCCCAgtccgaggaggaggaagacgactcAAGGAACCCCCTTTCAAGTGACCCTTCTGTGTAA